One Polynucleobacter necessarius genomic window, CTCTATGTTTTTATTTATTATTTTTGTGAGCTATCACTAACTTTTTGTGGCTTTGGGACATCATCATCCATCAAAATGGACTCGCCTGGACCGCTCAGATCATCGAACTGACCGCTTTTGACTGACCAGCGCAAAATCCATGCCAAAAGTCCCACCAATAGCAGCGACAGAGGGATCAAAATAAATAGGCTTTCCATCCCTATAGTCTAAGCTTTTCGCAAACGCCAGGCATTTAAGGTCACCGCCAAAGAGGAAAGTGACATGCTGATACCAGCAACCCAGGGATTTACCAAACCCAACATTGCCGCTGGAATTGCGAGCACGTTGTAAACCAAGGCCCACAATAAATTCTCTTTAATAATGGCCTGCGTCTTTTGAGCAAGCCCTAACGTTTTCGCCAATGGCTCGAGTGAGCTTGCAGTCAATATGGCATCAGCTCCTGCGGCAGCTAGCGGCGCTCCAGCACCTACCGCAATGGATACGTCTGCACGAGCTAATAAGGGCGCATCGTTGACGCCATCGCCAATCGCCCATACAAAGCGTTTCTCATTTTGCAAACGCTCAATATATTCATATTTTTCTTCTGGAGTGCAGGCGCCTCGAAAATGTTTTATGCCAACATGATCTGCCCACCATGCAACCGTTGCAGGGTCATCCCCAGAAACTAAATGGACGGTAACATTTTTTGATTTTGCGGCATCTAATAAATTTTTTAAACCAACTCTTGGTGTATCCAAAAATACAAAGCTAGCTATCAACCCCTGGTCATCAGCAAGAAGTACTTGCCCGTATTGACCATTTTCTCGAGACGGAGACTGATTCTGGACACCTAGCCACGCAGCACTTCCAAGGCGATATGCCCCAGAGCTCAATCCCTTACCAAGTTGATTCATTACGGGATCTTGTAATTGCGCTGGAGAGAGATTTTCATGCTCAGCTGCTCGTAATAGCGATAGCGCTAGAGGATGTCTTTGGCCAGCTTCTAGCGCTGTTGCAAGTGCTAATGCATCTTCACGACGATAACCCTGTCGCAGATGAATAACCTTTTTCAACTCAGGCTGCCCCATTGTGAGGGTACCAGTTTTATCCAAAACAAGATCGGTTGCCTTGACTAAGCCCTCTAACACATGCCCTCTCACAATCAGCAATCCTAATTTGGTTACAGCGCCTTGTGCGGCTGCCATTGCCGTTGGAACAGCTAACGATAGAGCACAAGGACAGCTTGCAACAAGCACGGATACGAGCACGGTCCATGCTTGACCAGGATCGAAATACAGCCACACTGCAGAAGAAACAAATGCACTTAATAATAAGAACGCAACAAAATAGGCTGCCCACTTTTCAGCAAGACTCACCATCACTGGTTTTACCAGCAAGGCCTGATCTAGCAGGGAAGCAATACCCGCAATCCGCGTAGATTGGCCCACTGCATCGATTCTCATGATGAGAGGGTTCAAAATATTGTGGGTACCAGCATACACACGATCGCCAATTTTTTTCTCAACAGGCTTAGATTCGCCAGTAAGCAGCGATTCATCAAGCGCGCTGGCATTCTCAATTAAGAACCCATCCGCAGGTACCACTTCGCCAGGTGGTACACGCAGCATTTCGCCTGGGGCGCAATTGACTACCGGTACAACTTCTACTTCTTGAGTTTGTGGGTAATTTAGAATACGTTCGCAGGTTGCAGGTAATTGCTTTGCTAACGCCTCTGCCCCACCCTGAGCATCCTGTCGAGCTAATAATTCCACATAACGCGCAGCCAAAATAAATGCTACAAACATCGTGATGGAATCAAAATAACTTTGGCCAGAGCCAGCAATTAAATTAATCGTTCCCGCACTAAACGCGAGTGCAGGCGCCAATGCAATGGGAACATCCATGCTCAACATCCGCGTTTTCTTAAACGATTGCACACTTCGCCATGCCGCTTGAAATATCGGCCCCGCTGAATACACCATTACTGGAACGGTGAGCGCCCAGCTGGTCCAGCCCAATAGAGTTTCAAACTCAGGCGTGATGTCGGCATTAACGTAGGTAGGCCAGGCATACATCATGACTTGCATCATGCCCAACATGGCAACACCAAGCCGAGTCAGTAGCTGCCGCTTTTCTTTTTTTGCCCTCTCAAGAGAAAGGGAGGGCTCAAACGGCCAAGCTTCGTAACCAATGCGCTCAACCTCAAATAACAATCTTGCTAGACTTGTTTTTTCCGGATTAAAGCGAACAATGGCTTTTTGAGTAACGTAATTAATCTGTACATCCATTACACCAGTAGTGCGACGCAAATGCTGCTCAGATAACCAAACACAGGCAGCACAGCGAATTTTTTCGAGACGTAGCGTTGCTTCAAGATCACCAGACTCTCCATATACTCTAGTAAACCTACTACGCAGAGATGGATCATCGTAGGGCTTTAATTTCTCTGGAATTTCATTGGATGCCAAGTATGCCGCGGGCTTTTCACCAATCTGGGGGCGACGCGCATAAAAAACTTCCAGACCTTCCCCGTGAATTGTTTGCGCGATAGCCATACACCCGGGGCAGCAAAACTGACGCTGAACCCCCCCCACCTCTGCCTCCAGTAAATCCATTGGCAAAATAGCGCTCGAGCAGTGATAGCAGGAAAATAAATTGCTGTGTGCCATCACTTATGCAGGTTTTTTATCAACCCAGCCATTGCGGCGCTCATACATCACAAACATCACAAACAAAACGCCCCACATCACCACGGCAACATATGCCCATACCCATGCACTTTGTGAAGCACGAGAGCCAGCAACATCCAACACGAAGCCAAAGATCGCTGGGCCCATTAAGCCACCGCCAAAGCCCATTAATGAATGCAAACCCATTGCAGCGCCTTTAATATTTTCCTGAGCACTAATGACCAATTCCACCGTTAAGGTAGCGGAGTCAGCCATAATAAAAATGGCATGGCCTATTGCAAGCGCAACAATGAGCCACCAAGAGTGGCCAGTAGACAGAGCCAACGAAATCCCCATGACTGCACTAGTTAGCATCACAATGCAGACCCATTTTTGTCGCCCCACTCTTAGGGTAATCTCATTTCCCAAGATAGATGAAGGGACCCCAAAGAAATTGATTACGCCAGCTAAGGTCGTTGCTGCGAGAAAAAAAGATTCGCCAGAAGCAGTCGCACAAAAAGCAAAGAACGCCACAATCCAACTTCTAGAAGCAAATAGCTCAAGTGAGTGCACGGTATAACCAAAAATAAATCCCGAAGCTTTTTTATTTTCCAGTGCTAACTTCCACTTCTCTACTGGAAATGCGTCGTGCAATCGAATTTGGAGGGGGCCCTTCCATTTTTCTTGCGCAAGTGGTGGTATAAGCAACAACACAATTAAAAATGCTGTAAACGGTCCCAGCGCAATAATCCCAAATACATAATGCCAACCCAGTGCACTCAAAATCCATCCAGAGCATAGGTATGAAAACCTGTCCCGATTCCGAAGAAGGCGGTATAAAAAGCAATATGACAAATTAGCTCGCCAGACTGAATTCGATCAGACAAGATTTTTAGTCCAGGCATATACGTGCCTGCAAGGCCTGCAGCATTAATCGCCATAAACAATAAAGCGGTCCAAAAATTATGGGCTAATAGAGACATGCCCAACAAACCACAGGTAGCAGATAGACCGCCAACCAAATAGACTTTTCGTGCGTCTATGCGATCAGTCAATGCAGTTGCCAGTGGGACCGCCAGCATGTAGCCAAAAAAGAAGACGCTAGCAATCAGACCAGACTCGAGATTACTTAACTGCCACTCATCCTGTAAGGGGGCCAACACTACCGCATAGCAGGCAAAACCCAGCAATGCGCAGGTTTGCGCCAGGAGCATAAGAGGGGTGTAACCAATTGATCGAAAGCGCATAGAGTATTCGTAAAAACCTAGGGCTATTCTACTCGCCAAAGTGTCACCCCAAGCCCCACCCATAACCTGCCATTAACCGCTACACTAATAAAAACAGAATGGAGACAATATGAAGAAAATACCTTTCCTGCGTTACTGCTTTAGCCTAGGCCTGGGCGTTGCTTTTAGCTTAATCAGTTCTGCCACGCTAGCAGATAACTATCCTTCAAAACCGATTAAAGCAATCGTTCCATTTGCGCCGGGCAGTTCTACAGATCAAATTGGTCGTGCATTTGCTGCCAAGATGGCTGAATCCCTTGGCCAACCCGTGGAGATTGAAAATCGTCCCGGCGCCAATGGCATGATTGGCGCTAATGTAGTCGCTAAGTCACTCGCTGACGGCTACACCCTACTATTTGGTACAAATAGTACCAATGCAGCACTCAAAAGCTTGGTCAAAATTTACCCTATAACCAAGACACAGCCTTTACACCAATTGGTTACTTTGGTTCTGTGCCACTCATCGTTGCAGTGAATAATGAACTGCCCGTGAAGTCACTCAATGGGTTTGTTTCACTAGCAAAAGCAGATCCTGGAAAAATTCCCTTTGCGTATGCCAGTACATCGCAACGCGTTTCCTCAGAAATGTTAGCGAGTGCAACCGGGATTCAGATGACTGGCGTCTCTTATAAAAGTGGGCCGAATGCCATGACGGATCTCATTGGCGGTCAAGTCAATATGTTTACCGCTGACTTTGCAGTGACATTACCGCAAGTTCAAGCTGGAAAAATTCGTGGCTTAGCAGTCACCTCACTCAAACGTTCGCCCGCCATCCCAGAGTTACCCACTGCCAATGAAGCATTGGGCATCAAAAACTATGAACTCATCGCATTCTTTGCGGCCTTTGGCCCAGCTGGCATGCCAAAAAAATGCCGTTCTGAAACTGAATAAGGCCATTAATGATGCCGCTAAATCAAAGGACTTAACGGAACGTTTTGCATCCATGGGCTTTGAGACACAACCCGGTATGCCAGAAGCGCTTGCGCAAAAAATTAAACTGGAAACCGCTAAGTGGGCTCAAGCGATTAAAGCAGCCGGCATGGAAGCTGAGTAACTTACAACTCGCTATTAATCTCAATGGACAGGAGCCAGTAGGACAGGCTCTTGCCATGAGAATCAAGATTTAAAGAGAGATTGACTCCGCCATACGATGAACCATCGATCACAAAATTAAAAGCCATCAAGTTTAATAAATCATAGCGCGTTACTGAGCTAGGATTCGAAATCCGAAATGCGCTTTTACCCTCTCCGCAGTTAATTCTTTTTGCAAGAGTTCAAAGTCATTTATGAGGCCTGAATTTTTTCCCGAGGCATGAAGCCCACTAGGGTATTGAGTCGAGGCTTTAGGCTAGTGCGAACCCCGCCGCCACCTGCTGGACCACAGGTATAGAGCGCAGTCACCTCACGACATAATTGCATCGCTACCAATCGATCTGGATAAGAGGCTGCAATGCGTAGACGAATATCTGTAAAGTGTTGATGAGTAATCTCGGGCCCCTTCCCAGAGTCGCTGGCAAATACACTTGTACTACCAATAAAATCTACCCTCAAATGCAATTGATCACCTAGACGATCGCGAATAATCTTTGATGCCAACTCAGCTCGCTTATAGGCACGAWGACCGGCATACGAGATTTCTGCTTCAGCCAACCAGCCCCCATCTATACAGATATTTGCCTTCAGGTTATTGGGTTTTGGATGCCCCCGAACTCCAGTCACTTGCACCCGATCGTTTCCCTGATCATGTATCTGCACTTGAGTTATATCCGCCACGACATCTGGGGTGAAATACTGCGCAGGATCATGCAACTCATAAAGCAATTGCTCAGTCACGGTCATACGATTCACTACACCGCCAGTATGCATGGGCTTCGTAATGCAAATATTTCCATATTGATCCACCTCGGCAATTGGAAAACCAAGATTACTTAAATCCGGCACCTCCTTCAATCCAGGATCCGCAAAGTAACCGCCTGTGACTTGTGCTCCGCACTCCAAAAGGTGGCCAGCCATGGTTGCTGCCCCCAAGAAATCCCAATCTTCCCAACTCTTTTGAAAATGCGCCATTAAAGGGCCAACGGTTAGTGCGGGATCGGCTACGCGCCCCGTCACGACCACTTGCGCTCCAGCAGCTAATGCAGCGGCAATTTCTTGCGCTCCTAAATAGACATTAGCACTTACTAAATGGCTATGCGATAACGTCATTTGGTCTTTCGCCGAAAGACATGTATTCAGGACATCTCTAAATTGTGGAGCGGAAATATCGTCCCCATCAACCACTGCAATTTTGATATGCGAAATACCTTGTTTTTTTGCAATGTCGGTTATTAACTGAGCGGCAGCTTGTGGATTGGCAGCACCAAAATTGCCGACTATCGGAATTCCAGCTTTGACGCAATTCACCCAAATGGGCTCAACCATCTCCCGAAGCAATGGTTCATATCCCAACTGTTCGTTTTGTAGACGCTCTAATTGCGCTAGCGCCAAAGTTCTTTCTGCCAATCTTTCAAAGATGAGACACATTGGCCCACCCAAACCTATCAGATCATT contains:
- a CDS encoding Bug family tripartite tricarboxylate transporter substrate binding protein, producing MKKIPFLRYCFSLGLGVAFSLISSATLADNYPSKPIKAIVPFAPGSSTDQIGRAFAAKMAESLGQPVEIENRPGANGMIGANVVAKSLADGYTLLFGTNSTNAALKSLVKIYPITKTQPLHQLVTLVLCHSSLQ
- the ccoS gene encoding cbb3-type cytochrome oxidase assembly protein CcoS translates to MESLFILIPLSLLLVGLLAWILRWSVKSGQFDDLSGPGESILMDDDVPKPQKVSDSSQK
- a CDS encoding acyclic terpene utilization AtuA family protein, translated to MIVPDIYRVACAAGFSGDRLGVAKPLVNDLIGLGGPMCLIFERLAERTLALAQLERLQNEQLGYEPLLREMVEPIWVNCVKAGIPIVGNFGAANPQAAAQLITDIAKKQGISHIKIAVVDGDDISAPQFRDVLNTCLSAKDQMTLSHSHLVSANVYLGAQEIAAALAAGAQVVVTGRVADPALTVGPLMAHFQKSWEDWDFLGAATMAGHLLECGAQVTGGYFADPGLKEVPDLSNLGFPIAEVDQYGNICITKPMHTGGVVNRMTVTEQLLYELHDPAQYFTPDVVADITQVQIHDQGNDRVQVTGVRGHPKPNNLKANICIDGGWLAEAEISYAGXRAYKRAELASKIIRDRLGDQLHLRVDFIGSTSVFASDSGKGPEITHQHFTDIRLRIAASYPDRLVAMQLCREVTALYTCGPAGGGGVRTSLKPRLNTLVGFMPREKIQAS
- a CDS encoding MFS transporter; this translates as MSALGWHYVFGIIALGPFTAFLIVLLLIPPLAQEKWKGPLQIRLHDAFPVEKWKLALENKKASGFIFGYTVHSLELFASRSWIVAFFAFCATASGESFFLAATTLAGVINFFGVPSSILGNEITLRVGRQKWVCIVMLTSAVMGISLALSTGHSWWLIVALAIGHAIFIMADSATLTVELVISAQENIKGAAMGLHSLMGFGGGLMGPAIFGFVLDVAGSRASQSAWVWAYVAVVMWGVLFVMFVMYERRNGWVDKKPA
- a CDS encoding tripartite tricarboxylate transporter substrate-binding protein; this encodes MAQLACQKNAVLKLNKAINDAAKSKDLTERFASMGFETQPGMPEALAQKIKLETAKWAQAIKAAGMEAE
- a CDS encoding heavy metal translocating P-type ATPase, with the translated sequence MAHSNLFSCYHCSSAILPMDLLEAEVGGVQRQFCCPGCMAIAQTIHGEGLEVFYARRPQIGEKPAAYLASNEIPEKLKPYDDPSLRSRFTRVYGESGDLEATLRLEKIRCAACVWLSEQHLRRTTGVMDVQINYVTQKAIVRFNPEKTSLARLLFEVERIGYEAWPFEPSLSLERAKKEKRQLLTRLGVAMLGMMQVMMYAWPTYVNADITPEFETLLGWTSWALTVPVMVYSAGPIFQAAWRSVQSFKKTRMLSMDVPIALAPALAFSAGTINLIAGSGQSYFDSITMFVAFILAARYVELLARQDAQGGAEALAKQLPATCERILNYPQTQEVEVVPVVNCAPGEMLRVPPGEVVPADGFLIENASALDESLLTGESKPVEKKIGDRVYAGTHNILNPLIMRIDAVGQSTRIAGIASLLDQALLVKPVMVSLAEKWAAYFVAFLLLSAFVSSAVWLYFDPGQAWTVLVSVLVASCPCALSLAVPTAMAAAQGAVTKLGLLIVRGHVLEGLVKATDLVLDKTGTLTMGQPELKKVIHLRQGYRREDALALATALEAGQRHPLALSLLRAAEHENLSPAQLQDPVMNQLGKGLSSGAYRLGSAAWLGVQNQSPSRENGQYGQVLLADDQGLIASFVFLDTPRVGLKNLLDAAKSKNVTVHLVSGDDPATVAWWADHVGIKHFRGACTPEEKYEYIERLQNEKRFVWAIGDGVNDAPLLARADVSIAVGAGAPLAAAGADAILTASSLEPLAKTLGLAQKTQAIIKENLLWALVYNVLAIPAAMLGLVNPWVAGISMSLSSLAVTLNAWRLRKA
- a CDS encoding MFS transporter, which encodes MRFRSIGYTPLMLLAQTCALLGFACYAVVLAPLQDEWQLSNLESGLIASVFFFGYMLAVPLATALTDRIDARKVYLVGGLSATCGLLGMSLLAHNFWTALLFMAINAAGLAGTYMPGLKILSDRIQSGELICHIAFYTAFFGIGTGFHTYALDGF
- a CDS encoding tripartite tricarboxylate transporter substrate-binding protein produces the protein MPLIVAVNNELPVKSLNGFVSLAKADPGKIPFAYASTSQRVSSEMLASATGIQMTGVSYKSGPNAMTDLIGGQVNMFTADFAVTLPQVQAGKIRGLAVTSLKRSPAIPELPTANEALGIKNYELIAFFAAFGPAGMPKKCRSETE